A window of Geobacter sp. contains these coding sequences:
- a CDS encoding M48 family metalloprotease: MDSKVFIKNRLQNLFQSIILLLLMVGLVLVLAWFFAGGYGIIWSLVLLVPLAVGSRHAPLIVLKMYRAQPVSLEQAPQLFAIAGELAGRAGLREPPQLHYMANDSPLIFSIGYGENGSIVISDGVLRLLTLRELIGVMAHEICHIASRDTRVMGIADMASHLASIISMAGQLLILINLPLYLLGQFSLPWFPIFLMAVAPLASTLLQLALSRTREYDADLLAARLTGDPQGLAAALAKLETRNEQIARQFFQPGAGTAAPSLLRTHPDTGKRVKRLLELDAGHAEPFLFGRDDEGNPIPVSIKPPRTPGRRWFDRFRR, encoded by the coding sequence ATGGATAGCAAAGTCTTTATCAAGAACCGGCTGCAGAACCTTTTTCAGTCGATCATCCTGCTCCTGTTGATGGTCGGCCTGGTGCTGGTCCTTGCCTGGTTTTTCGCCGGCGGCTACGGCATCATCTGGAGCTTGGTGCTGCTGGTACCGCTCGCCGTCGGCTCTCGCCATGCACCGCTCATCGTGCTCAAGATGTATCGCGCCCAGCCCGTCTCCCTGGAACAGGCACCGCAGCTCTTTGCCATCGCCGGGGAACTGGCCGGCCGGGCCGGGTTGCGGGAGCCCCCCCAGCTCCACTACATGGCCAATGACTCGCCTCTCATCTTCTCCATCGGATACGGAGAGAACGGCAGCATCGTCATCAGCGACGGGGTCCTCAGGCTCCTGACCCTGCGCGAGCTGATCGGCGTCATGGCCCACGAAATCTGCCATATTGCCAGCCGCGACACTCGGGTCATGGGGATCGCCGACATGGCCAGCCACCTGGCCTCCATCATCTCCATGGCCGGGCAGCTGCTCATCCTGATCAATCTGCCACTCTATCTGCTGGGACAGTTCTCGCTCCCCTGGTTTCCGATCTTCCTCATGGCAGTGGCCCCCCTTGCCAGCACCCTGCTCCAGCTTGCCCTGTCCCGCACCCGCGAATACGATGCAGACCTTCTGGCAGCCCGGCTGACCGGCGACCCCCAGGGGCTGGCCGCTGCGCTGGCCAAGCTCGAAACACGCAACGAGCAGATCGCCCGGCAGTTTTTCCAGCCAGGAGCGGGCACCGCTGCGCCGTCACTGCTGCGGACCCACCCGGATACGGGGAAGCGGGTGAAACGCCTTCTGGAACTGGATGCCGGCCATGCCGAGCCGTTCCTCTTCGGCAGGGACGACGAAGGCAACCCGATCCCTGTCTCCATCAAACCGCCGCGTACACCCGGACGGCGCTGGTTCGACAGATTCCGTCGCTAG
- a CDS encoding efflux RND transporter periplasmic adaptor subunit: MADNDLNRLTIDKRASAFTPGRRRRKRWLIIGLLVLLMAGAGIRWLLLSTVTVETGTVTLIYPSQTFTLLNASGYVVAQRKAAVAAKTTGQLEWLGVQEGSKVTAGQIIARLENRDVTASRNQAAAGLVTARANLEEAGAERLDAERSFKRMQELVASGIVAQSDYDAAEARLKRARAAEAGMASAVKGAGAALSGADAALDYTLIRAPFDAVVLTKNADVGDIITPIGAAANAKAAVVTIADLGSLQVEADVSESNLAKVNVGQPCEVQLDALPDVRFRGVLQTIVPTADRSKASVMVKVRFVDRDARVLPEMSAKVAFLEREETLAEKRPKTAVIPAAVAERNGAKLLYVVKDGRVRGVPVTLGPRIGDLVEVTSGVKAGETVVTKPLDRLRDGMKVKLAEKR; the protein is encoded by the coding sequence ATGGCAGACAACGATCTGAACAGGCTCACCATCGATAAACGGGCGTCCGCATTCACCCCTGGCCGGCGTCGGCGAAAGCGCTGGCTGATCATCGGACTTCTCGTCCTTCTTATGGCGGGGGCGGGCATTCGCTGGCTGCTGCTGTCGACGGTGACGGTGGAAACCGGTACGGTTACCCTCATCTATCCTTCCCAGACCTTTACCCTGCTCAATGCCAGCGGCTACGTGGTTGCCCAGCGCAAGGCGGCGGTCGCGGCAAAGACCACCGGCCAGCTGGAGTGGCTCGGGGTGCAGGAGGGGAGCAAGGTAACGGCGGGTCAGATCATCGCACGCCTGGAGAACCGTGACGTGACAGCCTCCCGCAACCAGGCCGCAGCCGGTCTGGTCACGGCCCGGGCCAACCTGGAGGAGGCCGGGGCCGAACGGCTCGATGCGGAGCGTTCGTTCAAGCGGATGCAGGAGCTGGTTGCATCGGGGATCGTTGCCCAGTCCGATTACGATGCGGCTGAGGCAAGGCTCAAGCGCGCCAGGGCGGCCGAGGCAGGGATGGCATCGGCAGTCAAGGGTGCCGGGGCTGCCCTGTCCGGGGCCGATGCCGCTCTCGACTACACCCTGATCCGCGCTCCGTTCGATGCCGTGGTGCTGACCAAGAACGCCGATGTGGGAGATATCATCACCCCGATCGGCGCGGCAGCCAATGCCAAGGCCGCAGTGGTGACCATCGCCGACCTGGGGTCGCTGCAGGTGGAGGCGGATGTTTCCGAGTCGAACCTGGCCAAGGTCAACGTGGGGCAGCCCTGCGAGGTCCAGCTGGATGCCCTCCCCGATGTCAGGTTTCGCGGCGTGCTGCAGACCATCGTCCCGACCGCAGACCGGAGCAAGGCGAGTGTGATGGTCAAGGTCAGATTCGTTGACCGGGATGCGCGGGTCCTGCCGGAGATGAGCGCCAAGGTCGCCTTTCTGGAGCGGGAGGAAACCCTGGCCGAGAAGCGGCCGAAAACGGCTGTGATCCCGGCGGCGGTTGCCGAACGAAACGGCGCCAAGCTGCTCTATGTGGTGAAGGATGGCAGAGTAAGGGGGGTGCCGGTCACCCTCGGCCCCAGGATCGGCGATCTAGTGGAGGTGACAAGCGGCGTCAAGGCGGGTGAAACGGTGGTGACCAAGCCTTTGGACCGGCTCAGGGACGGGATGAAGGTCAAGCTGGCCGAGAAGAGATAG
- a CDS encoding ATP-binding cassette domain-containing protein, with the protein MTDEPLVEIVNVAKSYRRGSQVVPVLEDITFSIAAGEFLALMGPSGSGKSTLLNLIAGIDTVDSGTITIGGVNITTLAETELAAWRALHVGFIFQFYNLMPVLTAFENVELPLLLTRLSRRDRREHVATVLELVGLADRMDHYPSQLSGGQQQRVAIARAMVTDPTILVADEPTGDLDRVSAGEILSLMDRLVADFGKTIIMVTHDPRAAEKAHLIRHLEKGVLTNS; encoded by the coding sequence ATGACCGATGAGCCGCTCGTCGAGATCGTCAACGTTGCCAAGTCCTATCGTCGCGGCAGCCAGGTCGTGCCGGTGTTGGAGGATATCACCTTCTCCATCGCTGCGGGGGAGTTCCTCGCCCTGATGGGGCCGTCCGGGTCAGGGAAAAGCACCCTGCTCAACCTGATCGCCGGCATCGACACCGTGGATTCCGGCACCATCACCATCGGCGGGGTGAACATCACCACCCTTGCCGAGACCGAGCTTGCCGCGTGGCGCGCGCTCCATGTTGGTTTTATCTTCCAGTTCTACAACCTGATGCCGGTCCTGACCGCTTTCGAGAACGTGGAGCTGCCGCTTCTGCTCACCAGGCTTTCCCGGCGCGACCGGCGAGAGCACGTCGCCACCGTGCTGGAACTGGTGGGCCTTGCCGACCGGATGGACCATTACCCCTCCCAGCTCTCGGGCGGCCAGCAGCAGCGCGTGGCCATTGCCCGGGCCATGGTGACCGACCCGACCATCCTGGTGGCCGATGAGCCGACCGGCGATCTGGACCGGGTTTCGGCAGGGGAGATCCTGTCGCTCATGGACCGGCTGGTGGCGGATTTCGGCAAGACCATCATCATGGTTACCCATGATCCGCGGGCCGCGGAGAAAGCACACCTGATCCGCCATCTGGAAAAGGGTGTATTGACGAACTCCTGA
- a CDS encoding pilus assembly protein PilB: protein MAPKKMGEILLENKLITELQLEEALELQKLYPGQTIGQLLCKLGYLNESDLAYVLEQAGKRQRLSDILVRDKLITNEQLGNALALSKKDDVPLYRALYKLRYLEEPHLARIIAEQYDLSFVQIDVLEIDPDLARYINATFAQKQKIVPISRIGTTLTLAMVYPLKLQELKDLEASIRHRIIPVIATESDIANAQQRLYRHSAQSQPAAEEFVEEFAADTIGVLLSESGALDEPDVEEEVRKVTERDSVIVKLVNKIIYDACQKKASDIHIEPYPGKNDVVVRMRVDGRCAVYQRIPYRYKYAIPSRIKIMADLDIAERRRPQDGKINFKKFGPLDVELRVATMPTAGHLEDVVIRLLNTGTTVSLEQVGFTERNARVFNESIRKPHGLILVVGPTGSGKTTTLHSAIAGINAPEVKIWTAEDPVEITQKGLRQVQVNPKIGLTFAAALRSFLRLDPDVIMVGEMRDLETASIAVEASLTGHLVLSTLHTNSAAETVTRLLEMGLDPFSFSDSLLCVLAQRLVRTLCAECREIYTPGEREIAEIIEEFGTEQFALTGLDPAGLKLARPRGCARCGNSGYAGRLGIHELLECTDALQGLIKKKVDTDLVRQQASADGMTTLRQDGILKVFQGLTDMHEVRRVCLK, encoded by the coding sequence ATGGCCCCGAAGAAGATGGGCGAAATCCTGCTGGAGAACAAGCTGATCACGGAACTCCAGCTCGAAGAGGCGCTGGAGCTGCAGAAGCTGTATCCCGGGCAGACCATCGGCCAGCTGCTCTGCAAGCTCGGCTACCTCAACGAGTCCGACCTCGCCTATGTCCTGGAGCAGGCGGGCAAGCGGCAGCGGCTGTCCGACATCCTGGTGCGCGACAAGCTCATTACCAATGAGCAGTTGGGAAACGCCCTGGCTCTATCCAAGAAGGATGACGTGCCGCTCTACCGTGCGCTCTATAAACTACGCTACCTGGAAGAGCCGCATCTGGCGCGGATCATTGCCGAGCAGTACGATCTTTCCTTTGTGCAGATCGACGTCCTGGAGATCGACCCCGATCTTGCCCGTTACATCAACGCCACCTTTGCCCAGAAGCAGAAGATCGTCCCCATCTCCCGCATCGGCACCACCCTGACCCTGGCCATGGTCTACCCGCTCAAGCTCCAGGAACTCAAGGACCTGGAGGCATCCATCCGGCACCGGATCATCCCGGTCATAGCCACGGAGAGCGATATTGCCAATGCCCAGCAGCGCCTCTACCGGCATTCGGCGCAGTCGCAGCCGGCTGCCGAGGAATTTGTCGAAGAGTTCGCGGCTGACACCATCGGCGTCCTGTTGAGCGAGAGCGGCGCCCTTGACGAGCCCGACGTTGAGGAGGAGGTCCGCAAGGTCACCGAGCGCGACAGCGTCATCGTCAAGCTGGTGAACAAGATCATCTATGACGCCTGCCAGAAAAAGGCCTCGGACATCCACATCGAACCGTATCCCGGCAAGAACGACGTGGTGGTCAGGATGCGCGTGGACGGGCGGTGTGCCGTCTACCAGCGGATTCCGTATCGCTACAAGTACGCCATCCCGTCACGGATCAAGATCATGGCCGATCTGGACATTGCCGAGCGGAGAAGGCCCCAGGACGGCAAGATCAACTTCAAGAAGTTCGGGCCGCTGGACGTGGAGCTGCGGGTCGCTACCATGCCGACTGCCGGACATCTGGAGGATGTGGTCATCCGTCTCCTCAATACCGGCACGACCGTTTCCCTGGAACAGGTCGGCTTTACCGAACGGAATGCGCGGGTTTTCAATGAGTCGATCCGCAAGCCACATGGCCTGATCCTGGTGGTGGGGCCGACCGGTTCCGGCAAGACCACCACCCTCCATTCGGCCATTGCCGGCATCAATGCACCGGAGGTCAAGATCTGGACCGCCGAGGACCCGGTGGAGATAACCCAGAAGGGGCTGCGCCAGGTGCAGGTCAACCCGAAGATCGGCCTTACCTTTGCCGCGGCGCTCCGTTCGTTTTTGCGTCTCGATCCCGACGTGATCATGGTGGGGGAGATGCGCGACCTGGAGACCGCCTCCATCGCCGTAGAGGCCTCGCTGACCGGGCATCTGGTCCTTTCCACCCTCCATACCAACTCTGCCGCGGAGACGGTGACCCGCCTGCTGGAGATGGGGCTCGATCCGTTCAGCTTTTCCGATTCGCTCCTCTGTGTGCTGGCCCAGCGACTGGTCCGCACCCTCTGTGCCGAGTGCAGGGAGATCTACACCCCCGGAGAGAGGGAGATTGCCGAGATCATCGAAGAGTTCGGCACGGAGCAGTTCGCACTGACCGGCCTCGACCCGGCCGGCCTGAAACTGGCCCGTCCCCGAGGCTGCGCCCGGTGCGGCAACAGCGGTTATGCCGGCCGTCTCGGCATACACGAGCTCTTGGAGTGCACCGACGCGCTGCAGGGGCTCATCAAGAAAAAGGTGGATACAGATCTGGTCCGTCAGCAGGCAAGCGCCGACGGAATGACCACCCTGCGGCAGGACGGCATCCTCAAGGTCTTTCAGGGGTTGACCGACATGCACGAGGTGCGGCGGGTCTGCCTCAAATGA
- a CDS encoding FtsX-like permease family protein: MFIFKLIIRNCFRHPLRLLLTIAGVAVAVIAFGLLRTLVELWYLGAESSSSTRLITRNSISLVFSLPISYKEKIRQVQGVEKVANANWFGGVYKTEKNFFPNFAIDPQNYLDLYPEFVLSPEERGAFLRDRKGAVAGRKLAAKHGWKVGDQITLKGTIFPGQWEFVLRGIYRGAQRTTDESQFFFHWNYLNETLKRTMARRAEQTGIFVIGVKKADQAAEVAEAVDAQFKNSLAETLTETEKAFQLSFVAMTEAIVIAIQIVSYVVIVIIMVVAANTMAMTARERIAEYATLKALGFGPLHIGGVIFGESLAISLAGGALGIALTFPAAGWIETELSQFFPVFHVTTVTVLLDLAAATVVGGVAAIFPTWRGVTIRVADGLRRIG; encoded by the coding sequence ATGTTCATCTTCAAGCTCATCATCCGCAACTGCTTTCGCCATCCCCTTCGCCTGCTGCTGACCATTGCCGGCGTGGCCGTGGCCGTCATCGCCTTCGGCCTGCTCAGGACCCTGGTGGAACTCTGGTATTTGGGGGCGGAGAGCTCGTCCTCCACCCGGCTGATCACACGCAACTCCATCTCGCTGGTCTTCTCCCTCCCGATCTCCTACAAAGAGAAAATCCGGCAGGTGCAGGGGGTGGAGAAGGTCGCCAACGCCAACTGGTTCGGCGGCGTCTATAAAACCGAGAAGAATTTTTTCCCCAACTTTGCCATTGACCCGCAGAACTATCTCGATCTCTACCCCGAGTTCGTCCTTTCCCCGGAGGAGCGGGGCGCCTTTCTCCGGGACCGGAAGGGGGCGGTTGCCGGTCGCAAGCTGGCAGCCAAGCATGGCTGGAAGGTGGGAGACCAGATCACCCTCAAGGGGACCATCTTCCCCGGACAGTGGGAGTTCGTGCTGCGCGGGATCTACCGGGGGGCGCAGCGGACCACCGACGAGAGTCAGTTCTTCTTCCACTGGAATTACCTAAACGAGACCCTGAAGCGGACCATGGCCCGTCGGGCCGAACAGACCGGCATCTTCGTCATCGGGGTGAAAAAGGCCGATCAGGCGGCCGAGGTGGCAGAGGCCGTGGATGCCCAGTTCAAAAACTCCCTGGCAGAGACCCTCACCGAGACGGAAAAGGCGTTCCAACTCAGTTTCGTCGCCATGACCGAGGCGATCGTCATTGCCATCCAGATCGTCTCCTATGTGGTGATCGTCATCATCATGGTCGTGGCCGCCAACACCATGGCCATGACCGCCCGTGAGCGGATTGCCGAGTATGCCACCCTGAAGGCGCTCGGGTTCGGGCCTCTCCATATCGGCGGGGTGATCTTCGGCGAGTCGCTGGCCATCTCGCTGGCCGGCGGCGCGCTCGGCATCGCCCTCACCTTCCCGGCGGCCGGCTGGATCGAGACGGAACTCTCCCAGTTCTTCCCGGTGTTTCACGTCACCACCGTTACCGTGCTGCTGGACCTGGCAGCGGCAACGGTGGTCGGTGGCGTGGCCGCCATCTTTCCCACCTGGCGCGGGGTAACCATCCGTGTGGCTGACGGGCTGCGGAGGATCGGCTGA
- a CDS encoding SpoIIE family protein phosphatase — MTDRILVVDDEEAIRSLLVDALSYEGYECAEADGVENALVRLNEQEYSLVISDIIMSGGTGLELLQRIRTGSPDTFVIMLSGVVDTETAIHCIHLGAVDYLVKPFSNERLSVTVRNALKQRRLLLSHRAYEEGLKQKVREQTEQIREALLENARVTKEMEIARAIQEALVPRHFPRCERLEFAATYRPAGFVGGDYYDFFLRGDGLLDAIIADVSGHNVGSALLVAEMRGALRRLHASGPISCAGILSLLNEALHDDLTRVGLLVSMFYLRFDERSLVLHYANAGHNRQLLLHGNGVVEELDAEGMILGVVPQVDFEEKAVGIAPGDRLLLFTDGISEAENAEGEQFGAHRLAAALQESRIGDSQQALAHLIASLEEFIQGTALRDDLAMVVTTVH; from the coding sequence ATGACCGACAGGATCCTGGTGGTTGACGATGAGGAGGCGATCCGTTCCCTGCTTGTCGATGCCCTGAGCTACGAAGGGTACGAGTGCGCCGAGGCCGACGGTGTAGAAAACGCTCTGGTGCGGCTTAACGAGCAGGAATACAGTCTGGTGATATCCGACATCATCATGTCGGGGGGGACTGGGCTGGAGCTTTTGCAGCGGATCAGGACCGGCTCTCCCGACACCTTTGTCATCATGCTCTCCGGGGTGGTCGATACGGAAACCGCCATCCACTGCATCCACCTAGGGGCAGTGGACTACCTGGTGAAGCCTTTCAGCAACGAACGTCTCAGCGTGACGGTTCGCAACGCCCTCAAGCAGCGCCGCCTGCTGCTCTCCCATCGCGCTTACGAGGAGGGGCTGAAACAGAAGGTCCGCGAGCAGACGGAGCAGATCCGGGAGGCGCTCCTGGAAAACGCCCGGGTCACCAAGGAGATGGAGATTGCCCGGGCCATCCAGGAGGCCCTGGTCCCCCGGCATTTCCCTCGGTGCGAGCGGCTCGAATTTGCCGCCACCTATCGTCCTGCCGGTTTCGTGGGGGGAGATTACTACGATTTCTTCCTGAGGGGTGACGGGCTCTTGGATGCGATCATTGCCGACGTTTCCGGCCACAATGTCGGTTCGGCCCTCCTGGTCGCCGAGATGCGAGGCGCCCTGCGGCGGCTCCATGCCTCGGGGCCGATCAGCTGCGCCGGGATCCTGAGCCTGCTCAACGAGGCGCTTCACGACGATCTGACACGGGTGGGGCTCCTGGTCAGCATGTTCTATCTCCGTTTCGACGAGCGGAGCCTGGTGCTGCACTACGCCAACGCCGGCCACAACCGCCAGCTGCTGCTTCATGGCAACGGCGTTGTGGAAGAACTGGATGCCGAGGGGATGATCCTCGGCGTCGTGCCACAGGTGGATTTCGAGGAAAAAGCGGTCGGGATCGCGCCGGGCGACCGCCTGCTCCTCTTTACCGACGGGATCAGCGAGGCGGAAAATGCGGAGGGTGAGCAGTTTGGAGCCCATCGGCTGGCAGCGGCGCTGCAGGAGAGCCGCATCGGTGACTCTCAACAGGCGCTTGCCCATCTGATCGCCTCGCTGGAGGAGTTCATCCAGGGGACGGCACTGCGCGACGATCTGGCGATGGTGGTGACGACGGTCCACTGA
- a CDS encoding FtsX-like permease family protein, which yields MVIPLSYSFRNLWTRRLTTVLTASGMAMVVFVFAATLMLAEGLQKTLIATGSPDNVVVIRKGSVSEVQSGVERNQASIVESQPEIAIGSNGRQLLAKELVVLINLPKRDSNKPSNVVIRGVGEESLLLRPQVRLVQGRMPRPGSAEVVAGMNIAKRFKGGGLGETLRFGMRTWTVVGIFDAGATGFSSEIWGDVDQLMQAFRRPVYSSVVFKLRDTGQFQALKERIESDPRLTLEAKRETRYYEDQSEAMATFLRIMGLALTIIFSLGAVIGAMITMYAAVANRITEIGTLRALGFTRTSILIAFVCEALFLGLLGGVVGMVCASFMQLITISTMNWQSFAELAFSFTLTPSIIGKGLLFSLIMGLVGGVLPAFRAANMKIVDALRAS from the coding sequence ATGGTGATCCCCCTTTCCTACAGCTTCCGCAACCTCTGGACGCGGCGCCTTACCACGGTTCTCACTGCCTCGGGGATGGCCATGGTGGTCTTCGTCTTTGCCGCGACCCTGATGCTGGCCGAAGGGCTGCAAAAAACCCTGATTGCTACTGGGTCGCCCGATAATGTGGTGGTGATCCGGAAAGGGTCGGTCTCTGAGGTTCAGAGCGGCGTGGAGCGGAACCAGGCGTCCATCGTGGAGAGCCAGCCCGAGATCGCCATCGGCAGCAACGGCCGGCAACTGCTCGCCAAGGAGCTGGTGGTCCTGATAAATCTTCCCAAGCGCGACAGCAACAAGCCTTCCAACGTGGTGATCCGGGGCGTCGGCGAGGAGTCGCTGCTGCTGCGGCCTCAGGTCAGGCTGGTCCAAGGGCGGATGCCCCGTCCCGGCTCGGCCGAGGTGGTGGCCGGTATGAACATTGCCAAGCGGTTCAAAGGGGGCGGGCTGGGGGAGACGCTCCGTTTCGGCATGCGGACCTGGACGGTGGTGGGGATATTCGATGCCGGCGCCACCGGCTTCTCCTCGGAGATCTGGGGGGACGTGGACCAGCTGATGCAGGCTTTCCGGCGGCCGGTCTACTCGTCGGTGGTGTTCAAGCTGCGCGATACCGGGCAGTTCCAGGCGCTCAAGGAGCGGATCGAGAGTGATCCGCGGCTGACACTGGAGGCCAAGCGGGAGACCCGCTACTACGAGGACCAGTCCGAGGCCATGGCCACGTTTCTCCGGATCATGGGGCTGGCGCTGACGATCATCTTTTCCCTGGGGGCCGTGATCGGAGCGATGATCACCATGTACGCTGCCGTTGCCAACCGGATCACCGAGATCGGCACCCTGCGGGCGCTCGGGTTCACACGGACGAGCATCCTGATCGCCTTTGTCTGCGAGGCCCTCTTCCTCGGCCTCCTGGGAGGGGTTGTCGGCATGGTCTGCGCGTCGTTCATGCAGCTGATTACCATCTCCACCATGAACTGGCAGTCATTTGCCGAACTGGCCTTTTCCTTTACCCTCACCCCCTCCATCATCGGCAAGGGGTTGCTCTTCTCCCTCATAATGGGGCTGGTGGGGGGCGTGCTGCCGGCGTTCCGGGCGGCCAATATGAAGATTGTCGATGCCTTGCGGGCATCCTGA
- a CDS encoding peptidoglycan-binding protein LysM: MYRFGKRLLRCLACAAAILPAWGLPAHAIDPQFELDPQVLDRTFPAARQSLAAKHAAPPRHKKVASPSTRYRVRPGDTLNLILMGRYGFSEREAEAMIPRVKQLNGITDIHALQVGRTITIPTADRQGKGHGRSRSLQGDSGKMATQQFRMVKVRRSDGRGDLTPVRLVWDRLHPAPADAPEGIELKGENFSLSLDPVRFPVLPAADGGKILLDPGGKLPPLVKSLVQGVDEEVRVVSDDPANVRRFYASLLAAARFYSVEEDFSVTFGTDPQLTVTSDFRIERDAESLMKQDLVLLNVSEARSGMPASLVSFLSGQGFQVMEPYPAPRRDARGEGSRLYQVPAVTATEIADRMLDSLKLTYTRDATVELFGPMDSGLRLDIRADRFFEFGGERFIISGFNGDPVFYTLMRLLETRGYRVVILEERDDFRRVGEKLLTQLRLPGSFATQRLWPAQDIPYTVQLSGFSFRDPSSGDRVVLTPAELDPLVSELVALNGYTVFRPR; encoded by the coding sequence ATGTATCGATTCGGAAAGAGGCTGCTCCGTTGCCTGGCATGCGCGGCTGCGATCCTGCCGGCATGGGGCCTGCCTGCCCACGCCATTGATCCGCAGTTTGAACTCGATCCACAGGTTCTGGACAGAACCTTCCCCGCTGCCCGGCAGAGCCTAGCGGCAAAGCACGCCGCACCACCCCGCCACAAAAAGGTTGCATCGCCATCAACCCGGTACCGGGTCAGGCCGGGCGACACCCTCAACCTCATCCTGATGGGACGATACGGCTTTTCGGAACGGGAAGCCGAGGCCATGATCCCCCGCGTGAAGCAGTTGAACGGGATTACCGACATCCATGCTCTGCAGGTGGGTCGCACCATTACGATTCCAACCGCAGATCGGCAGGGGAAGGGGCATGGCCGCTCCCGCTCCTTACAGGGCGACTCCGGGAAGATGGCAACGCAGCAGTTCAGAATGGTAAAGGTTCGACGCAGCGACGGTCGCGGCGATCTCACCCCGGTGCGCCTGGTCTGGGACCGCCTGCATCCTGCGCCTGCCGACGCTCCGGAAGGGATTGAGCTCAAGGGGGAGAATTTTTCCCTTTCCCTCGATCCGGTGCGGTTCCCGGTCCTGCCTGCCGCCGATGGCGGCAAGATCCTGCTCGATCCCGGCGGCAAGCTCCCTCCGCTGGTGAAAAGCCTTGTGCAGGGCGTCGACGAAGAGGTGCGGGTGGTGAGCGACGATCCGGCCAATGTCAGGCGCTTCTATGCCTCCCTGCTTGCCGCTGCCCGTTTTTACTCCGTTGAGGAGGACTTCAGCGTCACGTTCGGCACAGATCCGCAACTGACGGTGACCAGCGATTTCCGGATCGAACGGGATGCGGAAAGCCTGATGAAACAGGACCTGGTGCTTCTCAACGTGAGCGAGGCGCGGAGCGGCATGCCGGCCAGCCTGGTCTCCTTTCTCTCCGGTCAGGGGTTCCAGGTGATGGAGCCGTACCCTGCGCCCCGGCGTGACGCACGAGGGGAAGGAAGTCGCCTCTATCAGGTGCCGGCCGTTACGGCAACGGAAATCGCCGACCGCATGCTCGATTCACTCAAGCTCACCTACACCCGCGATGCCACGGTCGAACTGTTCGGGCCGATGGACAGCGGCCTTCGTCTCGATATCCGGGCCGACCGCTTTTTCGAGTTCGGTGGCGAGCGGTTCATCATCAGCGGCTTCAACGGCGATCCGGTTTTCTATACCCTGATGCGTCTTCTGGAGACCCGCGGCTATCGGGTCGTCATACTGGAGGAGCGCGACGATTTCAGGCGGGTCGGGGAAAAACTCCTCACCCAGTTGCGCCTGCCCGGCAGTTTTGCCACGCAGCGTCTCTGGCCTGCACAGGATATTCCCTACACCGTTCAGCTTTCCGGGTTCAGCTTCCGCGATCCGTCGAGCGGGGACCGGGTTGTCCTGACCCCTGCCGAACTCGACCCGCTGGTGAGCGAACTGGTAGCCCTGAACGGCTATACGGTTTTCAGGCCGCGCTGA